From Pelagicoccus sp. SDUM812003, a single genomic window includes:
- a CDS encoding helix-turn-helix transcriptional regulator yields the protein MELEFGKTEAGRLLSALKGLFKERGLGYSELAERLEVSLPTMKRLLNKSNLPLDRMLELCRIAGVELSEVISRAEAQRPRHALFTEEQDRLFAERPEFMGFFLRLVEEGKTPLEIERQAGISRLSTERYLIGLERVGLLERLEGLRCKALVRPPFGFGPGSRVLRQQQKRFMERVTASVVEGQSGSFALMKPLSLSPGLAQEMRTELVELLDRYAFFSARAESRGAGHDWNLAVALAPAGDPDQLPAIVELERL from the coding sequence ATGGAACTGGAATTTGGAAAAACGGAAGCGGGGCGATTGTTGAGCGCCTTGAAAGGCTTATTCAAGGAGCGGGGTCTTGGGTACAGCGAGCTTGCGGAGCGCTTGGAGGTTTCGTTGCCAACTATGAAGCGTCTGCTCAACAAGAGCAACTTGCCGCTGGACCGCATGCTGGAGCTTTGTCGCATCGCAGGGGTCGAGCTATCGGAGGTGATTTCGCGGGCGGAGGCGCAGCGTCCGCGGCATGCGCTGTTCACGGAGGAGCAGGACCGGCTATTCGCTGAGCGGCCGGAATTCATGGGCTTTTTTCTTCGATTGGTGGAGGAGGGGAAAACTCCGCTGGAGATCGAGCGCCAGGCAGGCATCAGCCGCTTGTCGACGGAGCGTTATTTGATTGGCTTGGAGCGGGTGGGATTGCTGGAGCGCTTGGAGGGGTTGCGGTGCAAAGCTCTGGTCCGGCCGCCCTTTGGCTTCGGTCCGGGGAGTCGCGTTTTGCGCCAGCAGCAGAAGCGGTTCATGGAGCGGGTGACCGCCAGCGTGGTGGAAGGGCAGTCTGGCTCGTTCGCATTGATGAAACCGCTTAGTCTGAGCCCCGGGCTGGCGCAGGAGATGCGGACCGAGCTGGTCGAGCTGCTGGATCGATACGCTTTTTTCAGCGCTCGGGCGGAATCTCGGGGCGCGGGTCATGACTGGAACCTCGCGGTGGCCCTGGCCCCTGCGGGAGATCCGGACCAGCTGCCGGCGATCGTGGAGCTGGAGCGACTGTAG
- a CDS encoding sodium:proton antiporter, which produces MESDIAFRAITLALGVGLLLTVIAHKFDLPTIVLLLAGGLALGPAGLGWIQPESLGHVLPVIVSLSIGIILFEGGLTLKPKDYLASPRIIKRLLTVGVLVTWLCASAAVYLVFQASWQISLLAGSLVIVTGPTVIVPMLHRLRLKSKLGSILHWEGVLIDAVGVFVAVFCYELVVAKGGGSAVGGLLLRLAVGLGLGIAGGVIIQQCLKRAWIPDSLTNPFALAAAVLVFASAEFISHESGLLAVTVAGVIVGQRRSSEVRQIQAFKAELTDILIATLFLLLVSRLDPNLFLQHLWKLVLAVGIVMIVGRPLNIALCSIGSGLTGREKLFLAWVAPRGIVAASMASLFTLQLNQMPQHAAEASIVETFVYTTICATVVIQGLSAGWWARKLGVSRGKADGWLIVGAHALSRAIARIMVDRGRSVVLVDNNQRNIDAAQQLDLHAVLEDAREAESLRDSEHFQDVGRVLALTDNPDLNELIANRWQPFVGRSNLFAWSQRSGTETTESAFAVFNDLPQPSIVSEELNKGKARLKLSMDPISEDEIALMSVNGSALLPLHRKEKPEKDAMVLRLSRQRSSLGRAVERGGVFRIKGAKDLDEVYRQLCDEALSVEPRLDGKALVEELAELARRRSPIFGEDVSAHHLYSAVLERSICLLGWLETPVASRSGRTQVEFVFLIVSPTDDPEEPLSMLSQLVQLCHDHDALEAWASRQSTSATL; this is translated from the coding sequence ATGGAATCCGACATCGCCTTCCGCGCCATCACCCTCGCTCTGGGGGTCGGCCTCCTGCTCACCGTCATCGCTCACAAGTTCGATCTGCCGACCATCGTGCTGCTGCTCGCCGGCGGGCTGGCTCTCGGTCCGGCGGGACTGGGTTGGATCCAACCGGAGAGCCTGGGCCACGTGCTGCCCGTCATCGTCTCCCTCTCCATCGGCATCATACTTTTCGAGGGCGGCCTCACCCTCAAACCGAAGGACTACCTGGCCTCGCCCCGCATCATCAAACGCCTGCTCACGGTGGGCGTGCTGGTCACCTGGCTCTGCGCCTCCGCGGCAGTCTACCTGGTGTTTCAAGCGTCCTGGCAGATCAGCCTGCTGGCAGGCAGCCTGGTCATCGTCACCGGTCCCACCGTGATCGTGCCCATGCTGCACCGCCTGCGACTGAAATCGAAGCTGGGTTCCATACTGCACTGGGAGGGCGTGCTGATCGACGCGGTGGGCGTCTTCGTCGCGGTCTTTTGCTACGAGCTAGTGGTGGCGAAAGGTGGCGGATCCGCAGTGGGCGGACTGCTCCTGCGTCTGGCCGTCGGGCTCGGTCTGGGCATCGCGGGCGGAGTGATCATCCAGCAGTGTCTCAAGCGGGCCTGGATTCCAGACTCGTTGACCAATCCGTTCGCCCTCGCCGCAGCGGTGCTAGTGTTCGCTTCCGCAGAATTCATTTCCCACGAATCAGGCCTGCTGGCCGTCACGGTGGCCGGCGTCATCGTCGGCCAACGGCGCTCTTCGGAGGTGCGACAGATCCAGGCCTTCAAAGCGGAGCTCACCGACATCCTGATCGCCACCCTCTTTCTGCTGCTGGTCAGCCGACTCGATCCCAACCTCTTCTTGCAGCACCTTTGGAAACTGGTACTCGCGGTGGGCATCGTCATGATCGTAGGGCGCCCGCTCAACATCGCTCTTTGCTCCATCGGGTCGGGCCTCACCGGTCGCGAGAAACTCTTTCTAGCCTGGGTCGCCCCGCGCGGCATCGTAGCCGCCTCCATGGCGTCCCTTTTCACCTTGCAGCTCAACCAGATGCCGCAGCACGCCGCCGAGGCCAGCATCGTGGAAACCTTCGTCTACACCACCATCTGCGCCACGGTGGTCATCCAAGGCCTGAGCGCCGGCTGGTGGGCTCGCAAGCTCGGCGTGTCGCGCGGCAAGGCGGACGGCTGGCTGATCGTCGGCGCCCACGCTCTCAGTCGAGCCATCGCTCGCATCATGGTCGATCGTGGACGCTCGGTGGTTCTGGTGGACAACAACCAGCGCAATATCGACGCCGCCCAGCAGCTCGACCTGCACGCGGTGCTCGAGGACGCTCGAGAAGCGGAAAGCCTGCGCGACAGCGAACACTTTCAGGATGTCGGACGGGTGCTGGCCCTCACCGACAACCCCGACCTCAACGAGCTGATCGCCAACCGCTGGCAGCCCTTCGTCGGCCGCAGCAATCTCTTCGCCTGGTCGCAACGCTCCGGCACCGAAACCACGGAAAGCGCCTTCGCCGTCTTCAACGATCTGCCGCAACCGAGCATCGTCTCGGAAGAGCTCAACAAAGGCAAAGCCCGCCTCAAACTCTCCATGGACCCGATTTCCGAGGACGAGATCGCCCTCATGTCGGTCAACGGCAGCGCCTTGCTCCCCCTGCACCGAAAGGAGAAGCCAGAGAAAGACGCCATGGTGCTCCGCCTCAGCCGCCAGCGCAGCAGTCTCGGCCGAGCGGTCGAGCGCGGAGGCGTTTTCCGCATCAAAGGGGCCAAAGACCTGGACGAGGTCTACCGCCAGCTCTGCGACGAAGCCCTCAGCGTGGAACCACGCCTCGATGGCAAGGCCCTGGTCGAGGAACTTGCCGAACTGGCTCGCCGCCGATCGCCCATTTTCGGAGAGGACGTTTCTGCCCACCACCTCTACAGCGCCGTGCTGGAGCGCAGCATCTGCCTTCTAGGCTGGCTGGAAACGCCGGTGGCGTCCCGATCCGGACGCACCCAGGTGGAGTTCGTCTTCCTCATCGTCAGCCCCACCGACGACCCGGAGGAGCCGCTTTCCATGCTCAGCCAGCTGGTGCAGCTCTGCCACGACCACGACGCCCTCGAAGCCTGGGCCTCGCGCCAGTCCACTTCCGCCACACTCTAG
- a CDS encoding gamma-glutamylcyclotransferase family protein produces MNPIPLFTYGTLMSSQPEHAIHCERPLSTQPAQARGSLWKLREGYPILQIDPNTAILDASADLLADTARAAQIAQTSAPQPAEGKWIQGELMEISPAPDALRKMDEWENFAPGVKSAYQRRMIWIKDQAGLDRAAWAYVCYSPPNWASLLQSDRWSADAR; encoded by the coding sequence ATGAATCCGATCCCGCTCTTCACCTACGGCACTCTGATGAGCTCCCAGCCCGAGCACGCCATCCACTGCGAGCGTCCTCTGTCCACCCAGCCGGCCCAAGCCCGGGGTTCGCTTTGGAAGCTGCGAGAGGGCTATCCGATCCTGCAGATCGATCCCAACACCGCCATTCTCGACGCCAGCGCCGACCTGCTCGCTGATACCGCGCGGGCTGCTCAGATCGCCCAGACCAGCGCACCCCAGCCCGCGGAAGGCAAATGGATCCAGGGCGAATTGATGGAAATCTCCCCCGCTCCCGACGCCTTGCGCAAGATGGACGAGTGGGAAAACTTCGCGCCTGGAGTCAAGAGCGCCTATCAACGGCGCATGATTTGGATAAAGGACCAGGCCGGTCTGGATCGCGCCGCCTGGGCCTACGTGTGCTACTCGCCGCCCAACTGGGCCAGCTTGCTGCAAAGCGATCGCTGGTCGGCCGACGCCCGCTAG
- a CDS encoding sigma-70 family RNA polymerase sigma factor: MPSDNETDLALLDELRKGRDSALNELMVRWQRPLLSFAYRYVQSEEDARDLVEELFVRVYRNRDRFRQGTKFSAWAFTSLSNLCKNFERWKRRHPAFAKDSLTDDWATKEGSLHPQVETGEADQPDQRALSNERIAIVKEAIEKLPHDLRVTLILYQYESLSYKEIGEIVGCSVKGVETRLYRARKALRNILSSRLGPSGDLWGEDGVA, from the coding sequence ATGCCTTCCGATAACGAGACGGATCTCGCGTTGCTCGACGAGCTTCGAAAAGGTCGCGATTCTGCTCTGAACGAGCTGATGGTTCGTTGGCAGCGCCCGCTTCTGAGTTTCGCCTATCGCTACGTTCAGAGCGAAGAGGACGCCCGGGATCTGGTGGAGGAGCTCTTCGTGCGCGTTTATCGAAACCGGGACCGATTTCGGCAGGGGACCAAGTTTTCCGCTTGGGCCTTCACCTCGCTCTCCAACCTGTGCAAGAACTTCGAGCGTTGGAAGCGCCGCCACCCGGCCTTTGCCAAGGACAGCCTGACCGATGACTGGGCGACCAAGGAAGGCTCGCTGCATCCGCAGGTCGAAACCGGCGAAGCGGATCAGCCTGACCAGCGCGCCCTGAGCAACGAAAGGATTGCCATCGTGAAGGAAGCCATCGAGAAACTGCCTCACGATCTGCGGGTGACCTTGATTCTCTATCAGTACGAGTCGCTGAGCTACAAGGAGATCGGCGAAATCGTCGGCTGCTCGGTCAAAGGCGTGGAAACGCGCCTCTATCGAGCTCGCAAGGCCCTCAGGAACATCCTCAGCAGCAGGTTGGGGCCGAGTGGCGACCTCTGGGGCGAGGACGGCGTGGCCTAG
- a CDS encoding TonB family protein, producing the protein MTRPTLKRLFRAAACFLALASCSAQDATEIEIEAATIASRSEVRFPATMRAIGVKEGKVSLALSIDEQGELVDAFVVESSRRAFADSALKSIETWTFEPALYNGQPFPSTVRVDLEFELDKKLRWQTFQAPTETNITQTAQIEQPITARSIEELDAIPLPLQIVEPSDELEGEVTVEFYIDELGDVRCPNIVGGTNLDFSRVVLDSVAQWRFQPPVSKGHRTNALVRQTFQHREGKLATVEAD; encoded by the coding sequence ATGACCAGACCCACTCTGAAACGACTTTTCCGCGCAGCCGCGTGCTTCTTGGCGCTGGCTTCCTGCTCTGCCCAGGACGCGACCGAGATCGAGATCGAAGCCGCCACGATCGCAAGTCGTTCCGAGGTCAGGTTTCCCGCCACCATGCGAGCCATCGGAGTGAAGGAAGGCAAGGTATCGCTGGCCTTGAGCATCGACGAGCAAGGAGAGCTCGTGGACGCCTTCGTGGTGGAAAGCTCACGCCGAGCCTTCGCGGACTCGGCCCTGAAGTCGATCGAGACCTGGACCTTCGAGCCTGCCTTGTACAACGGTCAGCCCTTTCCGTCCACCGTGCGGGTCGACCTCGAGTTCGAATTGGACAAGAAGCTGCGCTGGCAGACCTTTCAGGCTCCCACCGAAACGAACATCACGCAGACCGCCCAAATCGAGCAGCCCATCACCGCTCGATCGATCGAGGAGCTGGACGCGATCCCGCTGCCCTTGCAGATCGTGGAGCCAAGCGACGAGCTGGAGGGAGAGGTCACCGTGGAGTTCTACATCGACGAACTTGGCGACGTGCGCTGCCCCAACATCGTAGGCGGCACCAATCTCGACTTTTCGCGCGTGGTGCTAGACTCCGTCGCTCAGTGGCGCTTCCAGCCGCCGGTATCCAAAGGACACCGCACCAACGCCTTGGTCCGCCAGACCTTTCAGCACCGCGAGGGCAAACTCGCCACCGTGGAGGCCGACTAG
- a CDS encoding Gfo/Idh/MocA family oxidoreductase — protein MPSLRIGIAGANYGAAFAAAFAQIDQVTLAAIADPDSERRQPLADSHRISSQFENAEEMIGAGQLDAVVIATPTYLHERQIGAAFDAGLHVLCAAPIGTNARELSHIVTSAGLVGKTFMGSNPLRFDPRFAKAAELVESGTLGDVFMGRASVKVASWPYDGSSWRLDRERGGGALLETGAQAIDALWFALGCPDATEAMAASYDRFSQRHASSLESVAEDAIAGFVRLRNGACLQIEAQLDADLGSSSESIELTLSGSEASLDLQTGQLLRNGSSQGYAEPFDPAASHRAEAEAFVSAVLSESETRFTGKQALSLAKIFDALLLSAKEKEAAPIKLERSLDDLFGAL, from the coding sequence ATGCCTTCCCTTCGCATCGGAATCGCCGGAGCAAACTACGGGGCCGCCTTCGCTGCCGCCTTCGCCCAGATCGACCAGGTCACTCTGGCCGCCATCGCGGATCCGGACAGCGAGCGGCGCCAGCCCCTCGCGGACTCCCACCGCATCTCGAGCCAGTTTGAGAACGCGGAGGAAATGATCGGAGCCGGGCAGCTGGACGCGGTGGTCATCGCCACGCCGACCTACCTGCACGAGCGCCAGATCGGAGCGGCGTTCGACGCCGGGTTGCACGTGCTCTGCGCCGCGCCGATCGGGACAAACGCTCGCGAGCTCTCCCACATCGTGACCTCTGCCGGGCTGGTGGGAAAAACCTTCATGGGCTCCAATCCCCTGCGCTTCGATCCTCGTTTCGCAAAAGCGGCCGAGCTGGTTGAAAGCGGGACCCTGGGAGACGTCTTCATGGGTCGAGCCAGCGTCAAGGTCGCCTCCTGGCCCTACGACGGCTCCTCCTGGAGACTCGACCGAGAGCGGGGCGGCGGCGCTCTGCTGGAGACAGGCGCCCAAGCCATCGACGCGCTCTGGTTCGCCCTCGGATGCCCGGACGCCACGGAAGCGATGGCGGCGAGCTACGATCGGTTTTCCCAAAGGCACGCCAGCAGCTTGGAGAGCGTGGCAGAGGACGCGATCGCCGGATTCGTGCGACTGCGAAACGGAGCTTGCCTGCAGATCGAAGCCCAGCTCGACGCCGATCTCGGCTCATCGAGCGAATCCATCGAGCTGACGCTTTCCGGCAGCGAAGCCAGCCTCGACCTGCAAACGGGCCAGCTCCTGCGAAACGGTTCCAGCCAAGGGTACGCGGAGCCATTCGATCCCGCCGCCAGTCATCGGGCCGAAGCGGAAGCTTTCGTCTCCGCCGTGCTGAGCGAAAGCGAAACGCGTTTCACCGGCAAACAAGCCCTCAGCCTGGCCAAGATCTTCGACGCCTTGCTGCTTTCGGCCAAAGAGAAGGAAGCGGCTCCGATCAAACTCGAGCGCAGTCTGGACGACCTGTTCGGGGCGCTCTAG
- a CDS encoding ATP-binding cassette domain-containing protein: MLRLDGLRFLDWRAISLAISSGEVACLMGGSGSGKSLLLRAVADLIPRQGKVWLDDEESGEVEPGQWRRRVGYLPAETLWWEDRVEDHYLNRPENQVLAELGLSEECLSWEVSRLSMGERQRLGILRLLDRGPRALLLDEPTSNLDERTARSVESLLLGYVERTNGCALWVTHDEGQARRIGNRSFLMANKSVQEVGRG, translated from the coding sequence ATGTTGAGGCTAGACGGATTGAGGTTTTTGGATTGGAGGGCGATTTCTCTGGCGATTTCGTCCGGAGAGGTGGCTTGCCTGATGGGCGGAAGCGGTTCTGGAAAATCGCTGCTGCTGCGGGCGGTGGCGGACTTGATCCCGCGCCAGGGCAAAGTCTGGCTGGACGACGAGGAGAGCGGCGAGGTCGAGCCGGGCCAATGGAGGCGTCGCGTAGGCTATTTGCCGGCGGAGACGCTTTGGTGGGAGGATCGCGTCGAAGATCACTACCTGAATCGGCCGGAGAACCAGGTCCTCGCTGAGCTGGGCTTGTCGGAGGAATGCCTGAGCTGGGAGGTTTCTCGTTTGTCGATGGGCGAACGACAGCGCCTGGGCATTCTGCGCCTGCTGGATCGCGGCCCTCGGGCTTTGTTGTTGGATGAACCGACTTCCAACCTCGACGAGCGAACGGCCCGGTCGGTGGAGTCCTTGCTGCTTGGATACGTCGAGAGAACCAACGGTTGCGCCCTTTGGGTGACGCATGACGAAGGGCAGGCCCGACGAATCGGCAATCGCAGTTTTCTGATGGCGAACAAGAGCGTGCAGGAGGTGGGGCGTGGCTAG
- the fetB gene encoding iron export ABC transporter permease subunit FetB — protein sequence MASIDLSYGDLALAALILVSLAALFYAMRLGLSRSLLIAGGRMMVQLALIGYVLRYLFESGQWWMVAAMALVMLTVASREILARQKRRLSGWRSWRLGASTLFVSSFAISLFGLAVVVRPEPWYTPQYAIPILGMIISNTMNAISLGMDRLTDSIFTNRNVIEQRLALGQAPSEAIGGYARDCIRSGMTPVINSMSTAGIVSLPGMMTGQILAGASPVEAVEYQIVIWLMIAGGCGFGMTVAIKLLKGQLFDERDRLRLDRLR from the coding sequence GTGGCTAGCATCGATCTTTCCTATGGAGACTTGGCCCTCGCCGCCCTGATCCTGGTTTCCTTGGCGGCGCTGTTTTACGCCATGCGACTTGGGCTCTCTCGCAGCCTCTTGATTGCCGGGGGGCGCATGATGGTCCAGCTCGCTTTGATCGGCTATGTCCTGCGTTACCTCTTCGAATCCGGGCAATGGTGGATGGTGGCGGCCATGGCTCTGGTGATGCTGACGGTTGCCTCCAGAGAAATCCTCGCTCGACAGAAGCGCCGCCTTAGCGGCTGGCGCAGCTGGCGGCTGGGGGCTTCGACCCTTTTTGTTTCCTCGTTCGCCATTTCGCTTTTCGGCTTGGCGGTGGTGGTGCGGCCGGAGCCTTGGTACACGCCTCAATACGCCATCCCCATACTCGGCATGATCATTAGCAACACCATGAACGCCATCAGTTTAGGCATGGATAGGCTCACCGATTCCATTTTCACCAATCGCAACGTGATCGAGCAACGTCTTGCCTTGGGGCAAGCTCCTTCGGAGGCGATCGGCGGCTATGCGAGGGATTGTATCCGTTCTGGAATGACGCCGGTGATAAACTCGATGTCCACCGCTGGCATCGTGTCGCTGCCTGGCATGATGACGGGACAGATTCTGGCGGGCGCGTCTCCGGTAGAGGCAGTCGAGTACCAGATCGTGATCTGGTTGATGATCGCGGGAGGCTGCGGCTTTGGCATGACGGTGGCGATCAAGCTGCTCAAGGGGCAGCTCTTTGACGAGCGGGATCGCTTGCGCCTGGATCGCTTGCGGTAG
- a CDS encoding TRAP transporter large permease subunit: MRGVSDENLGKESDGQSIPWWDRAWRWFKKGEDWSIALALGGMMLLPLMEIVLRQFDSGISGSSSIQQHLVLFVAMIGGVIAARESRLLSLSTFTAYLKPRYAAAAKNASSSIAVFVSASLCAGSWRFVRNDFADYEAELFPGFPLWWAKLILPFGFFMLTVRLIWKSGDRWWLRLIPIVVSAGLFAFGFYEFDEVEGFVWPLLILVLVATVLGAPIFVTLGGSALVLFWGWGGYWPEEVGPILALNLYDLVKSPMLVTLPLFTLAGYLLAQGQSSQRLIRLINAVFGRVRGGPAIVTVLVCTFFTVFTGASGVTILALGGLLMPVLTAAGYDDRRSIGLLTGAGSLGVLFPPCLPLILYSVVASTARVSISLEQIFLGGLLPGLLLLVLTIGYGVIRQPKREAIQGEAPWDFTSWIRELGRAALAALGEMLLPIVALFALFSGYATPVEAASVSAFYAMCLYLVEAKWIRKVSIVKELPGVMAECGLLVGGVLLILGVAMGFTNYLVTAMVPTQVVEWATANIDNPLVFLLLLNVFLIIVGCLMDIFSAIIVIVPLIVPLGAAFGIDPVHLGIVFLANLQLGYITPPIGMNLFLASYRFEKPMSMVIRAAMPMLVVFVIGVLAITYWPALTTWLPSVVLGE; this comes from the coding sequence ATGAGGGGCGTGTCGGACGAGAATCTTGGCAAGGAATCAGATGGACAATCCATCCCGTGGTGGGACCGCGCATGGCGATGGTTCAAGAAGGGGGAGGACTGGTCTATCGCGTTGGCCCTTGGGGGCATGATGCTGCTGCCCCTGATGGAGATCGTGCTGCGTCAGTTCGACTCCGGGATATCTGGCAGTTCGTCGATCCAGCAGCACCTCGTTCTTTTTGTCGCTATGATCGGCGGCGTCATCGCGGCGCGGGAGTCGAGGCTTCTCTCTCTCTCCACCTTCACTGCGTATTTGAAACCTAGATACGCGGCCGCGGCCAAGAACGCGAGCAGCTCCATCGCGGTATTCGTGTCGGCTAGTCTTTGCGCGGGCAGCTGGAGGTTTGTGAGAAACGACTTCGCTGACTACGAGGCGGAGCTCTTTCCGGGATTTCCTCTCTGGTGGGCGAAGCTGATTTTGCCCTTTGGGTTTTTCATGCTCACCGTTCGCTTGATTTGGAAGTCAGGCGATCGGTGGTGGCTGCGTTTGATCCCGATCGTGGTTTCGGCGGGCCTGTTCGCGTTTGGCTTCTACGAGTTTGACGAGGTGGAAGGCTTTGTATGGCCGTTGCTGATACTTGTTCTGGTCGCGACGGTGCTGGGCGCTCCGATATTTGTGACGCTTGGGGGATCGGCTCTGGTCTTGTTCTGGGGTTGGGGCGGCTATTGGCCGGAGGAAGTGGGCCCGATCTTGGCTCTCAACCTCTACGATCTGGTGAAGAGCCCCATGCTGGTCACCTTGCCGCTCTTCACTCTAGCCGGCTACCTGCTGGCCCAGGGCCAGTCGTCGCAGCGTTTGATACGTTTGATCAACGCTGTGTTTGGCAGAGTGCGGGGAGGTCCGGCTATTGTGACGGTGCTGGTCTGCACCTTCTTCACCGTTTTCACCGGGGCTAGCGGGGTGACGATCTTGGCCTTGGGTGGCTTGCTCATGCCAGTGTTGACCGCGGCGGGCTACGACGACCGACGAAGCATCGGGCTGCTGACGGGAGCCGGTTCGCTTGGGGTGCTTTTCCCTCCCTGTCTCCCCTTGATCTTGTACAGTGTGGTGGCGTCTACTGCTCGCGTGAGCATTTCGCTCGAGCAGATCTTTCTTGGCGGTTTGCTCCCGGGCTTGCTGCTGCTTGTGTTGACGATTGGATACGGCGTTATACGACAGCCGAAAAGGGAAGCGATCCAAGGCGAGGCCCCGTGGGATTTCACGTCGTGGATTCGAGAATTGGGTCGGGCTGCCCTGGCGGCCCTTGGCGAGATGCTGCTTCCGATAGTGGCCCTGTTCGCGTTGTTCAGTGGCTATGCTACACCGGTCGAAGCGGCTTCGGTTTCCGCTTTCTACGCCATGTGCCTCTATCTTGTCGAAGCGAAATGGATACGAAAAGTGTCCATCGTGAAGGAGCTACCGGGCGTGATGGCGGAGTGCGGCTTGCTGGTAGGAGGCGTCTTGCTGATCCTCGGAGTTGCGATGGGATTCACCAACTATCTGGTCACCGCGATGGTGCCGACTCAGGTCGTGGAGTGGGCAACGGCCAACATCGACAATCCCTTGGTGTTTCTTCTGTTGCTCAACGTGTTTCTGATCATCGTGGGCTGCTTGATGGATATCTTTTCCGCCATCATCGTGATCGTGCCCTTGATCGTACCGCTCGGGGCGGCGTTCGGCATCGATCCGGTGCACCTTGGCATCGTTTTCCTGGCGAACTTGCAGCTTGGATACATCACTCCGCCGATCGGCATGAACTTGTTTCTTGCCAGCTATCGTTTCGAGAAGCCTATGAGCATGGTGATACGCGCAGCGATGCCGATGCTCGTGGTATTTGTCATCGGAGTGCTGGCCATCACCTATTGGCCGGCCCTCACTACTTGGCTGCCAAGCGTGGTGCTGGGAGAATAA
- a CDS encoding class I SAM-dependent methyltransferase, protein MDTDAHWEKWGELDPYYAVLTNDSYRSANLTDQSKKAFFDSGESHLREVLAKCRHYLDAEFEPASAVDFGCGTGRVLIPMGREVETAVGIDVSSAMLEEARRNCQARGLGNVSLVKGDDHLSGLAGEFDFIHSFIVLQHIPKDRGMRILNRLLGHLKSGGIGAIQVTYSRLYDRNTRRFSRGMRARRFVRRLVARLRRAVRGAGSEREPPMLMTAYDLGEVFDLLCDHGISRIYSEATNHQDTRGVFLYFQKA, encoded by the coding sequence ATGGATACAGACGCGCACTGGGAGAAGTGGGGTGAGCTGGATCCCTATTACGCTGTGCTGACCAATGATTCCTATCGCTCGGCGAACCTGACCGATCAATCGAAGAAGGCGTTTTTCGATTCTGGGGAATCGCATTTGCGGGAGGTGCTTGCGAAGTGTCGCCATTATTTGGATGCGGAGTTCGAGCCAGCTTCCGCGGTGGACTTCGGCTGCGGCACCGGTCGGGTGCTGATACCGATGGGGCGTGAGGTGGAGACGGCGGTTGGGATAGACGTCTCTTCAGCGATGCTCGAGGAAGCGCGGAGAAACTGCCAGGCGCGCGGCTTAGGCAACGTGTCGCTAGTCAAGGGGGACGACCATTTGTCGGGGCTGGCGGGTGAGTTCGACTTTATCCATTCCTTTATCGTGTTGCAGCACATCCCCAAGGATCGGGGGATGCGGATCCTGAATCGGCTCCTCGGTCATTTGAAGTCGGGAGGTATTGGGGCGATCCAAGTTACGTATTCAAGATTGTACGACAGGAATACACGACGGTTCTCTCGGGGCATGCGGGCCCGGAGATTCGTGCGCCGATTGGTTGCTCGATTGCGGCGGGCGGTGAGGGGAGCCGGGAGCGAGCGGGAGCCGCCAATGCTGATGACTGCGTATGATCTGGGGGAAGTTTTCGATCTGCTCTGTGATCACGGAATCTCACGCATTTATTCCGAGGCGACGAATCACCAGGATACCCGCGGCGTCTTTCTGTATTTTCAGAAAGCTTGA